In Siniperca chuatsi isolate FFG_IHB_CAS linkage group LG16, ASM2008510v1, whole genome shotgun sequence, the following proteins share a genomic window:
- the magl gene encoding MAX gene-associated protein isoform X2 — MPVTDSVFTSMEDPHALEDEKGSLTNTPSSVPPTNIPSSTPRVLTTTRPNFTSETVIETKAVSMASNDCTLPLSSPAEASPAKPAVTSPTTFDGTVETSPATSRIASASDSLTCTGTSHVNISESPPSMPVLPSTTFGSPDLENDFPAVLTFKGVSVTLENNSVWKQFYSCGTEMILTKQGRRMFPYCRYRLAGLDPERQYSLVLSIVPSDQYRYRWSTSKWEITGPAEHQTQGLLRAFSHHYSPCRGSEWMGGLVSFYKLKLTNNSQDQEGHIILQSMHRYIPRLHVIPVPDGDVPTPDQPVVMGPESMTFTFPQTEFMAVTTYQNFRITQLKISHNPFAKGFREDGNNSRLNRVTTEAQPVVKTDTQPSDLKPAEFNENTEEVVDLSTKNHTVAASLSNELETRLVLKPIMSTNATKDEPYVPCIRGKHALRELVLVQKRPLAEPAEETHAVSVTPKVQRGFKVTPKAISITPPSPMSTPGSSPECRKRRKRINRRWANSRGREWKAVAASPTVVRSPSLTVAMQPELDDVEGLLFVSFTSKEALEVHIRDKPAISKSSASPVSLTTPMQLKQTSKQLEVIPETGEEKRACLEAILLQDLRVLKHRQVIHPVLQEVGLKLSSLDPTKSIDLQYLGVHLPLPPPNRPEQGNATALSPGDEGLPFMSRTGKTRDMTKIKGWKSKFIRSKETSPSNCDGSQKNLSAFCSNMLDEYLESEAQNISERAAAFSTNPEGSVVYQLPAKSSSYVKTLDSVLKHKNAASKFPVGATRPCPLSHKPLLYSALTSPAPPLDSCVQAAAQSIQQSASSHTQPGAAKATSESSYTSSVSQRLPTYHTGVSQRPAVSFGQSQGMTHRPSGFTKLQFRLLLMEIGALNQGLSRTQLTPDRLSVALSVMLTKQMLPSQVLKVVQYPKFKAEGPECGQEFCRLGCVCSSVQHLNRGPLHCRRPDCMFGCACFKRKITKQMTAQESEQQIQPVYSMTNMEHVVQPRPGSHANKLWNRNIHDVDPEPLFVPRSAPLCLVPLKILKRGSVARLMQPIREEDKDPVYKYLESMMTCARVREFNSKPPPDVTIEPKIPDTSTPNTKAKLQKTTTDNMPKKYHRTILTVKKAENISQETTSNETEARKQIEIQSACQWDKDRKMVLEALCRRMNRNRLSQGFCIGPYRIRPVAKIFMRKPSGSIVTYRVHISKPSKASDNDEDEFDDSDEEKHANKSLDGDIDAEEGYGQTEEPEMQFGVTPFLSGVLPAGRLRARTKPVGCQAYGLIQVNGKSYNQARLLLGNMGSLHPANRFAAYVTGRLHAPADISHINSQKSDPTNKINTPGTLHIKAAGTVVPPIIIARKTTDLKTPAQPPVQLFQTDSWRKGPITMPQYSQHSSTISPVQTFVSGQRSSVSPFQNSSTSSPVSLTVSPSLKSPSFLGQSGTYSFRICPPANQGARDQNLPGVTLPGGFTLIQLPKPGTDGAAQQSESVNTTNMAGMDKAPPQKDFLLNFGHLAADSDANWLGLDTFTAAKDLSSSTSVEPGSSHELMCDEKMLSDESDEAKCKKVESNLDITSEDLSSDSSDYCGEGDEDEEVVDVETVEEVRQGLAIAKMKEAASKALQESRDSSDDFGSARGLNVQDQMDDGHDESKDKRRRKNHTVLERQRRSEQRTLFDKLQTVLQSDPRAPRLRLLALALKEIQNLVETSKCLEEKKRRLIRMQSVYVKELSLLSGKSDTLIKHKLKDICERQKMREKTMKWRPFFSHLLQSRAALLQATTPKSKPQPTPLLQPDFDKAPSQAHPRTTAAQNSVQTPMPHSMAQAVSSPAQAEVTAPSPQARNQPGEPVASGQSSQHQLKFEGQQEIPAAPAQVVMPNFQPKVSSVVATLQGTAAQDGASAISSAPNSNNSSVCPPQPFTLPLIRSKTGRIILPSSLKPIGQGFYTLMVMESKQKGEEGEDSISKNQEKSFTESDHPSDSESSHILEEDKTVQSSNSEPNRSSVTPPLAELALLNKSISVPSVALQAVENSQEGGTVVGLNKTAATACLSFKHVRQIPTSVEPEPDPSPPVVRRRRGRPRKNPVTPVGENEKHTVVEDTSESETSILVEEGQSEKITLEVTETQAEDTTGRVSDNPVPVKRGRGRPPKKKSAQLWSPPVMRAGRSPSKSNVDSPVRLSRSFKSPDTKPKESPATTLLENMITSRPLTRGALGKDFPSAKKRSWIDIEKELEPELESE; from the exons ATGCCTGTCACAGACTCTGTATTCACATCAATGGAGGACCCTCATGCATTGGAGGATGAGAAGGGGAGCTTGACTAACACCCCCTCCTCAGTTCCTCCTACAAATATCCCTTCCTCAACTCCTCGTGTTCTAACCACTACGAGACCTAATTTCACTAGTGAGACCGTGATTGAGACAAAAGCTGTCTCCATGGCAAGTAATGACTGCACCTTGCCTCTGTCTTCACCTGCTGAAGCTAGCCCAGCCAAGCCTGCTGTAACATCACCTACTACCTTTGATGGGACTGTTGAAACGAGCCCAGCTACCTCACGTATAGCATCAGCGTCAGACTCCCTAACATGCACAGGGACAAGCCATGTCAACATTTCAGAATCACCACCATCGATGCCTGTGTTGCCATCTACCACATTTGGCAGTCCAGACCTGGAAAATGACTTTCCTGCTGTGCTGACCTTCAAAGGTGTCAGTGTCACTCTGGAGAATAACAGTGTGTGGAAGCAGTTCTACAGCTGTGGGACTGAGATGATTCTCACTAAACAGGGGCGCCGCATGTTCCCTTACTGCCGATATCGCCTGGCTGGCCTAGATCCTGAGCGACAGTacagtctggttctgtccataGTTCCATCGGACCAGTACAGGTACCGCTGGAGCACATCCAAATGGGAGATCACTGGACCAGCAGAACACCAGACCCAGGGTCTGCTCCGGGCATTTTCCCACCATTACTCACCCTGTCGAGGCTCAGAGTGGATGGGTGGCTTGGTGTCCTTCTACAAACTCAAACTGACCAATAATTCTCAAGATCAGGAGGGTCATATAATCCTACAATCTATGCATCGCTACATTCCTAGGCTACATGTGATACCTGTCCCAGATGGGGATGTACCCACGCCTGACCAGCCTGTGGTTATGGGACCAGAAAGCATGACCTTTACTTTTCCGCAAACTGAATTCATGGCTGTGACAACTTATCAGAACTTTCGGATCACCCAGCTGAAAATTAGTCATAATCCGTTTGCAAAAGGCTTTAGGGAGGACGGGAACAATTCCCGCCTAAACAGGGTCACTACAGAGGCTCAACCTGTGGTGAAGACAGACACTCAGCCTTCTGATTTAAAACCTGCTGAATTCAATGAAAACACGGAGGAGGTTGTGGATCTGAG CACGAAGAATCACACCGTCGCTGCTTCTCTCTCAAATGAGCTAGAGACCAGACTGGTCCTGAAGCCCATAATGTCTACCAATGCCACTAAGGATGAACCATATGTCCCCTGTATAAGAGGCAAACATGCCCTTCGTGAGCTTGTGCTTGTTCAAAAACGTCCACTTGCGGAACCCGCGGAAGAAACTCATGCCGTCAGTGTAACCCCTAAGGTGCAGCGAGGCTTTAAAGTAACGCCTAAAGCAATATCCATTACTCCCCCTTCCCCAATGTCCACCCCGGGATCCTCACCTGAGTGCcgcaagaggaggaagaggatcaACAGACGTTGGGCGAATTCGCGGGGAAGAGAGTGGAAAGCTGTGGCTGCCTCCCCTACGGTAGTCCGCAGCCCATCATTGACTGTCGCTATGCAACCGGAGCTGGATGATGTAGAAGGCCTGCTGTTTGTGTCATTCACCTCAAAG GAAGCTCTCGAGGTTCACATCAGGGACAAGCCAGCCATTAGCAAATCATCAGCATCTCCAGTTTCCCTAACAACACCGATGCAGTTGAAGCAAACAAGTAAGCAAT TGGAGGTGATTCCAGAGACTGGTGAGGAGAAGAGAGCCTGCTTGGAGGCAATCCTGCTGCAGGACCTCAGAGttctcaaacacagacaggtcaTCCATCCCGTGCTGCAGGAGG TGGGGTTGAAGTTGAGCTCCCTAGACCCAACCAAGTCCATCGACCTGCAGTATCTGGGGGTTCATCTGCCGCTACCTCCCCCAAACCGACCAGAACAAGGCAATGCCACGGCTCTGTCTCCGGGTG ATGAGGGATTACCCTTCATGTCACGGACAGGAAAGACAAGGgacatgacaaaaataaaggGATGGAAAAGCAAGTTCATAAGAAGCAAAGAAACGTCTCCTTCTAACTGTGATG GATCACAAAAGAACCTATCTGCCTTCTGCAGCAACATGTTGGATGAGTACTTGGAAAGCGAAGCTCAGAATATCAGTGAGCGTGCTGCTGCCTTCTCCACAAACCCTGAGGGCTCGGTGGTCTATCAGCTGCCTGCCAAAAGCTCCAGCTACGTAAAGACCCTGGACAGCGTACTCAAGCATAAAAATGCTGCTTCCAAATTCCCAGTGGGGGCCACCAGACCATGCCCCCTTTCCCACAAACCCCTCCTCTACTCTGCCTTGACGTCACCGGCTCCTCCTCTGGACAGCTGTGTTCAAGCAGCAGCTCAGTCTATACAGCAGTCTGCATCTTCACATACGCAGCCAGGAGCAGCAAAGGCTACTTCTGAGTCTAGTTACACTAGTTCTGTTTCACAGAG ATTACCTACATACCACACAGGGGTCAGCCAGAGACCAGCGGTGAGCTTTGGGCAGAGCCAAGGGATGACACACAGGCCTTCAGGCTTTACTAAGCTCCAGTTCAGACTGTTGCTGATGGAGATTGGAGCCCTGAACCAGGGTCTGAGCAGAACACAGCTGACTCCAGACAGGCTGTCAGTGGCTCTGTCTGTAATGCTGACAAAACAG ATGCTGCCCAGTCAGGTCTTGAAAGTAGTCCAGTATCCAAAGTTTAAAGCTGAGGGACCTGAATGTGGTCAGGAGTTCTGCAGACTGGGCTGTGTGTGTTCCAGTGTCCAGCATCTGAACAGAGGTCCTCTCCACTGCCGGCGGCCTGACTGCATGTTTGGCTGTGCCTGCTTCAAACGCAAGATCACTAAGCAGATGACTGCGCAGGAGAGTGAACAACAGATCCAACCAGTTTACT CTATGACTAATATGGAACATGTGGTCCAGCCTCGCCCGGGCTCCCATGCTAATAAACTGTGGAACCGCAACATTCATGATGTGGATCCAGAGCCACTCTTCGTCCCCAGAAGTGCTCCTCTGTGTTTGGTCCCTTTAAAGATCCTAAAACGCGGCAGTGTAGCTCGTCTAATGCAACCG ATTCGAGAAGAGGATAAGGATCCAGTGTATAAATACTTGGAGAGCATGATGACATGTGCACGTGTAAGAGAGTTCAACAGCAAGCCTCCTCCTGATGTCACCATAGAGCCCAAGATCCCTGATACTTCTACACCAAACACCAAAGCAAAACTGCAGAAGACAACCACTGATAACATGCCAAAAAAGTACCATAGAACTATACTGACTGTTAAAAAAGCAG AAAATATTTCTCAGGAGACCACATCCAATGAAACAGAAGCGAGAAAGCAAATAGAGATCCAGTCGGCGTGTCAGTGGGACAAGGACCGCAAAATGGTCCTGGAAGCTTTATGTCGACGCATGAATCGGAATAGGCTGTCTCAGGGCTTCTGCATAGGACCTTACCGCATCCGCCCTGTCGCCAAGATCTTCATGCGGAAGCCCAGCGGCTCCATTGTCACCTACAGG GTACACATCAGTAAACCATCAAAAGCCAGTGATAATGATGAAGACGAATTTGATGACAGCGATGAGGAAAAGCATGCCAATAAAAGCCTTGATGGGGACATTGATGCAGAAGAGGGATATGGCCAAACTGAAGAACCAGAGATGCAGTTTGGAGTCACACCCTTCCTGAGTGGAGTGTTACCTGCTGGCAGACTGAGAGCCAGGACCAAACCTGTTGGCTGCCAAGCATATGGACTTATACAG GTAAATGGCAAATCTTACAATCAGGCCAGACTGTTGCTGGGGAACATGGGATCTCTACATCCAGCCAACCGCTTTGCAGCATACGTCACAGGCCGACTGCATGCGCCCGCCGACATTTCTCATATAAACTCTCAGAAATCAGACCctacaaacaaaatcaacactCCTGGTACTCTGCACATAAAGGCTGCTGGCACAGTAGTCCCTCCAATTATAATTGCAAGGAAAACCACTGATCTGAAGACACCAGCACAACCACCAG ttcagCTATTCCAGACAGACTCTTGGAGAAAGGGACCCATCACCATGCCACAGTATTCGCAACACTCCTCTACCATCAGCCCTGTTCAGACTTTTGTCTCGGGCCAACGCAGCTCAGTCAGCCCCTTCCAGAACAGCTCCACGTCCTCGCCTGTCTCTCTCACCGTCTCGCCATCACTCAAAAGCCCCAGCTTCCTAGGACAGAGTGGGACCTATTCATTCAGGATCTGCCCTCCAGCTAACCAGGGCGCCAGAGACCAGAACCTACCAGGAGTTACCCTGCCCGGGGGCTTCACCCTCATTCAACTTCCTAAGCCTGGAACTGATGGAGCTGCACAACAATCAGAATCTGTGAACACTACAAACATGGCTGGTATGGATAAAGCACCGCcacaaaaagattttttgttaaattttggGCACTTAGCAGCTGATTCAGATGCAAACTGGCTTGGTTTGGACACCTTTACTGCAGCTAAGGACCTATCAAGCAGCACATCAGTGGAACCTGGATCCTCCCATGAGCTGATGTGTGATGAAAAGATGCTATCAGATGAGAGCGATGAAGCCAAATGCAAGAAGGTTGAATCAAACCTTGATATCACTTCAGAGGACTTAAGCTCCGACTCCTCTGACTACTGTGGAGAGGGTGACGAAGAT GAGGAGGTAGTGGACGTTGAGACCGTAGAAGAAGTAAGACAAGGACTGGCCATCGCTAAAATGAAAGAAGCTGCCAGCAAGGCATTACAGGAGTCACG AGATTCCAGTGATGACTTTGGATCAGCGAGGGGACTCAACGTCCAG GATCAAATGGACGATGGACATGATGAGTCTAAGGATAAAAGGAGGCGAAAGAACCACACTGTGCTAGAAAGGCAAAGACGCTCTGAACAGAGGACCCTCTTCGACAAACTCCAGACTGTCCTTCAGAGTGACCCCAGGGCCCCCAGGCTCCGCCTCCTAGCATTG GCCCTAAAAGAAATCCAAAATCTGGTTGAGACCTCAAAATgtctggaggagaagaagaggaggctgaTTCGGATGCAGTCTGTCTATGTGAAGGAGCTGTCCCTTTTGTCTG GGAAGTCCGATACACTGATTAAACACAAGCTGAAGGACATCTGCGAGAggcagaaaatgagagaaaagacgATGAAATGGAGGCCTTTCTTTTCCCATCTACTCCAGTCCCGAGCTGCTCTTCTGCAAGCCACTACTCCCAAGTCCAAGCCCCAACCCACGCCCCTGTTACAGCCTGACTTCGACAAGGCTCCGTCTCAGGCTCACCCACGTACAACTGCAGCCCAAAACAGTGTACAGACACCCATGCCACATTCTATGGCCCAAGCAGTGTCCTCTCCAGCCCAGGCTGAGGTCACTGCACCCTCACCACAGGCAAGGAACCAGCCAGGTGAACCTGTGGCCTCAGGCCAAAGCAGTCAACATCAGCTAAAGTTTGAGGGCCAACAGGAGATACCTGCAGCCCCAGCCCAGGTCGTTATGCCCAATTTCCAGCCTAAAGTCTCCTCAGTTGTAGCTACACTTCAGGGCACCGCAGCCCAGGATGGAGCCTCAGCCATATCCTCAGCACCCAATTCCAACAACTCCTCTGTTTGCCCTCCACAGCCCTTTACTCTTCCTCTGATTCGCTCCAAGACTGGCAGAATCATACTTCCCTCATCTCTGAAACCAA TTGGTCAAGGCTTCTATACACTCATGGTTATGGAATCCAagcagaaaggagaggagggtgaggaTAGCATTTCCAAGAACCAAGAGAAGAGTTTTACTGAATCTGATCACCCTTCAGATTCAGAAAGCAGTCATATTTTGGAGGAGGACAAAACTGTACAATCCTCAAACTCTGAACCAAATCGTTCAAGTGTAACACCCCCCCTGGCTGAGCTTGCCCTCCTTAACAAATCAATCTCTGTGCCTTCAGTGGCTCTGCAAGCTGTGGAGAACAGCCAGGAGGGGGGCACAGTGGTGGGCTTGAACAAAACAGCGGCAACTGCCTGCTTGAGTTTTAAGCATGTGCGTCAGATTCCTACTTCTGTTGAGCCAGAGCCTGATCCAAGCCCACCTGTAGTCCGCCGTCGCAGAGGCAGGCCTCGAAAGAACCCCGTTACCCCTGttggtgaaaatgaaaaacatactgTTGTAGAGGACACCAGTGAAAGTGAAACATCTATTCTGGTTGAAGAGGGACAAAGTGAAAAAATTACTTTGGAGGTGACCGAGACACAAGCAGAGGACACCACAGGAAGGGTTAGTGATAACCCTGTGCCAGTCAAACGAGGCAGAGGAAGGCCTCCGAAGAAGAAGTCGGCACAACTGTGGAGTCCTCCGGTTATGCGAGCAGGAAGGAGTCCATCTAAATCCAACGTGGACAGCCCTGTCAGACTGTCTCGTAGTTTTAAAAGCCCTGATACTAAACCCAAGGAAAGTCCCGCAACCACCTTGCTTGAAAATATGATCACATCTCGGCCTTTAACCCGAGGTGCTTTAGGAAAGGACTTCCCCAGCGCCAAGAAACGCTCCTGGATAGACATAGAAAAGGAACTGGAACCAGAGCTTGAATCTGAATAG